Within uncultured Methanoregula sp., the genomic segment TCACCCCGCCAAGGGATCCTTCCCATGCTGTAAATGAGCAGGGCCCCTGTGCAGTAGCATTTGCACTAGCGGTCTTTGCGATTGCAATGGCCAGATTCTTTCCCTCTGCTGAAGCCGGTTCCTCACGCAGATGAACGGCACGGGCAATTTCCTGGTTGCTGAGTGGACGGGAAAAGAACTGGGGGAAGCAGAGTTGCCGGACATCATTTGCATTATAAGCGATCATAGCAAGCCGCTCTACCCCAAGACCGAGGTTCATAACCGGGACGCCGATACCATACTCGGCAAGTGCCGATGGGGAATACATGCCAAAAGTCGCAACCTCGACCCAGCCGTGTACTGGGTGCCGGGCGTAAACCTCCGTCTGGGAGTCCGGCATGTAGTACTTGGAGCGTTTCTCATCGGGCTGGAACCGGAAGTCAGTATACCCGAACGCTGACAGGAGAGCTTCGCTCACGGCTTTTCCTTCCTCGATGGTGACATCTTCCCCCGCCACAATACACGACGCGGAATGGTAGGTCATGAGCCGGGTCGGCCCCTCAGCCTGCTCCCTGCGGAAACAGCGGTCAACCGAGAACATCCGGAGCGGCATCGGGCTCTTGTCCCAGATGGAGCCGAGCGTCATGAACCAGCCGCTCGTCATATGGCTGCGGAGTGTGGATCGCGAGGACTCCGGGGTAAGTGCCCTGAATTCCGGGAAGACCGCATCGAGAATATGTACGACGAGTGCATCGTCCACACCCAGCACCTTGGAGATCTCAAAGGTCAGTTCATCCCCGTCAATTTCAGATTTTTTATATGCATGGAGGGTCTCTCTCAAGTGCTCCTCGGTCTCTTTTGTCATCGGCTTATAATGTTCCCCGGTCTGCCCGGCCGGGACAGCATCACGATGGACGAGAGGGTTGTTATGGCTTATGAGGATCTCGTTGATCTCATCGAGATGTTTCCTCGCGATCCCGACATTCGGCC encodes:
- the sepS gene encoding O-phosphoserine--tRNA ligase — encoded protein: MRFNPEDWKQKSHENFEGAWHDGPSVLTPASHADTYPCRVYKRAQAHPIFATINRLRETYLSLGFDEAENPVIIEEKDIYRQFGPEAMAVLDRVFYLGGLPRPNVGIARKHLDEINEILISHNNPLVHRDAVPAGQTGEHYKPMTKETEEHLRETLHAYKKSEIDGDELTFEISKVLGVDDALVVHILDAVFPEFRALTPESSRSTLRSHMTSGWFMTLGSIWDKSPMPLRMFSVDRCFRREQAEGPTRLMTYHSASCIVAGEDVTIEEGKAVSEALLSAFGYTDFRFQPDEKRSKYYMPDSQTEVYARHPVHGWVEVATFGMYSPSALAEYGIGVPVMNLGLGVERLAMIAYNANDVRQLCFPQFFSRPLSNQEIARAVHLREEPASAEGKNLAIAIAKTASANATAQGPCSFTAWEGSLGGVTVKVAVEESESNAKLCGPACANEIFVHDGSVLGVPDVEKWKQVRTEGIPTGISYLSAVSALAAARIEEAARCGKSTTVQVKMAKLPSDINLKIEEYAMRFVTDNKKKVDVRGPVFLSVSSVVQA